A window of the Pangasianodon hypophthalmus isolate fPanHyp1 chromosome 12, fPanHyp1.pri, whole genome shotgun sequence genome harbors these coding sequences:
- the LOC113527341 gene encoding hyaluronan-binding protein 2-like, with translation MLPLLLLLLSLQILNQPAAAAESEGLLLKVRGGIGEDPTPVTNETSEDYYEESSDNDQNNTNSQWLYEFLEETDECEPNPCYNNGICENDGDGDFKCICPRPFKGKRCQTVINVCKNIKCGRGECVITKEEPFYECKCTAPFQPPNCRRPSACNPSPCLNGGTCVKGRTRAKFHCKCPENYSGKFCQVGPDDCYEGDGASYRGFVSETVSGHDCLPWNSHVITFADDDTEVKEEDGIGPHNYCRNPDGESQPWCFIRYNNTLEWDDCNVTRCPEPSSTPTEPTIDEEASPVTITMPAPENEFSVCGKSWPSMITSRIFGGRKSKPGAHPWQASLQVRPRNSTQPFIHDCGGIVLNSCWILTAAHCIRRTFEMQVVLGGVDLEKHEAADQTVAVETYIMHENYTDIDDVQYNDIALLKLKTVSEDGLCARETRFVKAACLPPGPFPDGMECTISGYGVTEKDESGSSQLLDTKVLLINQNRCMAPNVLGEVLDDSMVCAGRMQGGIDSCQGDSGGPLICKQNDTHYVYGVVSWGDGCGKKNKPGVYARVTQFLDWINEKMRST, from the exons ATGCTCCCACTATTGTTGTTACTGCTGAGCCTGCAGATTCTTAAccagccagcagcagcagcagaaagtgag GGACTTTTATTGAAGGTCAGAGGTGGTATAGGTGAAG ATCCAACGCCAGTGACTAACGAGACCTCAGAAGACTACTATGAAGAATCTTCTGATAATGATCAAAATAATACCAACTCACAGTGGTTGTATGAATTCCTTGAAGAGACAG ATGAGTGTGAACCAAATCCCTGTTACAACAATGGGATATGTGAgaatgatggtgatggtgatttCAAATGCATTTGCCCTCGGCCTTTTAAGGGCAAAAGGTGTCAAACTG ttataaatgtgtgtaagaaTATCAAATGCGGCCGTGGTGAATGCGTTATTACTAAGGAAGAGCCCTTTTATGAGTGCAAGTGTACCGCCCCCTTCCAGCCTCCCAACTGCAGGAGAC ccTCAGCCTGTAATCCCAGTCCCTGTTTGAATGGTGGAACATGTGTAAAGGGTCGTACAAGGGCTAAATTCCACTGCAAGTGTCCTGAAAACTACAGTGGAAAGTTCTGTCAAGTTG GTCCTGATGATTGCTATGAGGGAGATGGGGCATCATACAGAGGTTTCGTGAGTGAAACAGTGTCTGGACATGACTGTCTGCCTTGGAACTCTCATGTTATAACATTTGCTGATGATGATACTGAGGTTAAAGAGGAGGATGGAATAGGGCCACATAACTATTGcag GAACCCAGATGGGGAGAGCCAGCCTTGGTGCTTCATCAGATACAATAACACATTGGAGTGGGATGACTGTAATGTAACACGCTGCCCTGAACCAA GTTCAACCCCAACTGAGCCAACAATTGATGAAGAGGCATCGCCTGTAACAATTACCATGCCTGCTCCAGAAAATGAGTTCTCAGTGTGTGGAAAGTCATGGCCAAGTATGATTACATCGAGGATCTTTGGTGGGAGGAAGTCCAAGCCTGGAGCTCATCCCTGGCAAGCCTCATTGCAGGTGCGCCCCAGAAATAGCACTCAACCTTTCATTCATGACTGTGGGGGAATTGTCCTCAACTCCTGCTGGATCCTCACTGCTGCTCACTGCAT ACGCAGGACGTTTGAGATGCAGGTGGTTCTAGGTGGGGTGGACCTGGAAAAGCATGAGGCAGCAGATCAGACTGTGGCAGTTGAAACTTATATCATGCATGAGAACTACACAGATATTGATGATGTCCAGTACAATGACATAG CCCTGCTCAAACTGAAGACTGTGTCTGAAGATGGACTTTGTGCCAGAGAGACCAGGTTTGTTAAAGCTGCCTGTCTGCCCCCTGGCCCTTTTCCTGATGGGATGGAATGCACTATATCAGGCTATGGAGTCACTGAGAAAG ATGAGAGTGGTTCCAGTCAGTTGCTGGACACAAAAGTTCTCCTGATCAACCAGAACCGCTGCATGGCTCCTAATGTTCTTGGTGAAGTGCTGGATGACAGCATGGTCTGTGCTGGACGAATGCAAGGAGGGATTGACAGCtgccag GGAGATTCTGGAGGCCCCCTGATCTGTAAGCAGAATGACACACATTATGTCTATGGAGTGGTGAGCTGGGGTGATGGCTGTGGCAAGAAGAATAAACCTGGCGTTTACGCCCGTGTCACCCAATTTCTTGACTGGATCAATGAAAAGATGCGCTCCACATAA